CCGCAAATCCCTTCGGAGCGGACAGTCTCAGCCCTCAGCAGGACGGAGCCTGGAGCCTAGACTGGAAATATTCTTCTCCCCACCGTAGCTACATACATAGAAAATCTTTAGTTGTTGCTGTAGTGCCGGGGAGAAAACAGGAGAAAACGCTCAGCTTCTAGGGCCACCCGCTGGGGGATTCACTGCCCGGTTCCATAAAAAAAAGCGAAACCCGCGTCCAAAGTTGTCCATTCAGGAGGCGTCTCAGAGGTGGACGCTAAGGGCTTGTTTCTCTTTTTTTCATTGCGCCTCGGGCGGTGTCCCTAAGATCTTCGCTTTTTTCTCCTGTTTCCTCTACGAGCTTTCCGTGCTTAAACGGGTCTTAAAAGCTTTAAAAGATTGAAGAATGTAAGAAGTTCCGACAGAGAAGAATATTTCCAGACGTAGCGACTTGTGGAGTCCTACCCAGCGGAGAAGGGATTTGCGGGCAAAAGAAACGCAACCGTGCCCGTACGACGTAGCGGCTACCACTTTTGCGTTTCCCCGCAAATCCCTTCGGAGCGGACAGTCTCATCCCCCAGTAGGACGGAGCCTGGAGCCTAGACTGGAAATATTCTTCTCCCCACCGCAGCCACATACCTAGAACCCCCATAAAAAAAAACCGCTAATCTCATCCTAAGTAGATTAGCGGTTCTATGTATCTAGAGCGAGTTATGGCAAACGCAATGTCTCTCCCGGCTTCAATGCCTTGCCTCTGATGTCTTTCTCAGCTAGTTCAGCTACGAATGCTTCCCCGTCCTGTTTGATCGGCGGGAATGTATCGTAATGAATGGGCACAACAAAATCGGCTTGTATCCACTCAGCAGCTACGAGGGCATCCTCAGGTCCCATTGTGAACACATCTCCAATCGGCAGGAAAGCCAAATCGATGTTATGACGCTCTCCGATTAGCTTCATGTCGCCGAACAGTCCTGTATCCCCTGCGTGATAGATCGTTTTTCCACCCAGCTCGATCACAAAGCCCCCTGGCATTCCCATGTACACGATTTGTTTCTCATCATCCAGCACGACACCGGAGCTGTGGAACGCTTGTGTCATTTTCACTTTTCCAAATGGAAGTTTGACAGAGCCTCCCAGATTCA
The window above is part of the Brevibacillus antibioticus genome. Proteins encoded here:
- a CDS encoding metal-dependent hydrolase; protein product: MLDIRFHGHSSVQVTSEGHSIMIDPFISGSPVAATKLEDISVQYILLTHGHLDHILDAVELAKKNDATIVATHELATYLSWQGVKTISMNLGGSVKLPFGKVKMTQAFHSSGVVLDDEKQIVYMGMPGGFVIELGGKTIYHAGDTGLFGDMKLIGERHNIDLAFLPIGDVFTMGPEDALVAAEWIQADFVVPIHYDTFPPIKQDGEAFVAELAEKDIRGKALKPGETLRLP